DNA sequence from the Prosthecobacter sp. SYSU 5D2 genome:
CAATGCTTCCCTGAGGTTTGCCTCGGCCTCCTCCAAAGTTTCACCTTCAGAGATCGCAGCAGGAATCTCCTCCACATAACAAGAGTACCCACCCTCGCTTGAGGGTTCATAAACAGCGGTAAAATTCATGGAAAA
Encoded proteins:
- a CDS encoding type II toxin-antitoxin system HicB family antitoxin, coding for MNFTAVYEPSSEGGYSCYVEEIPAAISEGETLEEAEANLREALQLVLDCQRELAEQSRSPLSVKRSFQLATA